A window of Roseiflexus castenholzii DSM 13941 genomic DNA:
TCGCCGCGCGCGGCACAGTCAGTCACATCGGCTCGGACGGCTCAACGCCCGCCTCGCGCGCGCGCGACGCCGGCTATCCCTGGTGGTCGGGCGAGGTTGCGCTGGGCGCCGCCGTCGACGCCGCCGATGCGGTGAAGATTTACCGCACCAGCCCGCCGCACTGGAACGACCTCATGAACCCTGACAGCACCGTGATCGGCGTCGGCGTCGCGCCGGTGCTCGTCGGTCCGTCCGCCGGCCGCCGCGTCGCCATCCCGGCGATGCTCGGCTACGATCCGCCTCCGCCGGAAGGCGAGGTGGTCGCGGCGCTCCTGGCGCGCATCAACGCGCTGCGCGCCGAGCGCGGCGCGCCGCCGTTGACCCTCAACGCCGCGCTCAACGCCGTCGCCCGCCGCGTCGCCGACGACCTGACCGCCCGAAACGTCTGCGGGACCCTTCCATCGCACGGTCCGCTCACCCTCGACGACTGGGCGCGCGACGCCGGGTATGGAGGCAGCGTCACCACGCGGCACAACGTCACCTGTCCCTATGACCCGGTGCAGCTCCCCTGCGGACTCGATGCGTCCTTCGGCGGCGCGTCCGCCGATGAGGTCGCGCGGCGTATCATGGAGTACGGCGCAGCGGGGGCGCCCTGCTCCGGGAACTTCAGTCATAACCGGCTCGCCGACTCGACGCAAACTGACGTAGGAATCGTCTTTTACCGCTGGGGCGCGGTCGTCGTCACCGGTCGCAGTCCCTGATCGTTATTCGTCAGGGGCGCGCTGCGCAGCGCGTCCCCCTCGCACCACAACGGAGGATGCATGGTTCGTCTCATCCTGCAACGCAATCGCCTGACCTTGCTGACCTTCGTGGTCATCCCCGCCGCCATCGCGGCGATAGCGGCGGCGTGGCTGCTTCGTCCGCAGGCGACGAGCGGGTCGCCCCTCGGCGACCCGAACGCGCCGGTCGTCGCCGCGACGCCCGCCCCGTTCGTCGGCGGACAGCCGCCGATCGCGCGCCCCGCCGCCGTGCCGGTCGCGGCGTCCCGCGCCGATGGCGGCCCCCCGCCGGACGCTCCCGCCAACTTCATCGAGGCGCGCATGCCCGACGCGCGTTATCACGACGCGGCGTTCGCCGCCGTGCAGTGCGCCGTCGGACGCCCCTTGACGCGCGACCCGGCGCTCGACGCCCTCGCCGTCGAAGCCTGGCGCGCAAAGATGATGTATGGACATGAGCGCGTCGAGGCTATGAACTGGCACAGACACAACCGGCTTTTCACGTTCGCCATGTCATCGCCGCAAACTGGAAGATTGTCGCCGAGAACTTTTTCGCGTGTTATCATTGCAGTCACACCCACCCGGAGTTCTGCTCAGTGATGTCCTACGGTCGGGCGCTCGACACGCGCAACGGGGAGCATGCCCACGCTGCGTTCGTCGCCGAGTGGGAGCAAACTGCTGCGCGCGAGGGATGGCGCACCGGCGGCGTTGCGATCTCCGATGCGGCGGTGCATCAGATTCAGCGCACGCCGATTCGACGCGGCTACCTGACCCAGAGCAAGGAATGGCGCGCCAGTTGCGCTGCTGCGCGGACGGTTGACCGCCTACGACGGCGATGTAACGGTAATACCAATGACCGGTGACCATCCGGCATGGTCACCCCGAGCCGCGCGAGGGGTCGTGCGCGACCCGCGCCGATTCCGCGCTGCGCGCGGTCAGATTCCTCGCTGCGTTTACCCTGAGCGAAGCGAAGGGCTCGGAATGACCCGTCGCTGCGCGCGGAATGACACGAAGGCGGCACCTTCAATCGTCATTGGTATCGCCCCGCGCCTCGCCCCTCGCCCCTCGCCCCTCGCCCCTCGCGCCTCGCCCCTCACGCCTCTCGCCTCGCGCCTCTCGCCTCACGCCTCGCTCCTCGCGTCTCACCCCTCACGCCTCGTTCGCTGGATCGTCCACGAAGGACACGAAGCGGCACGAAGGATGTTCCAACTCGTGTTCACCGTGGACGTAGCGCCGCCACGCCCCTACGTGCAACCTTACCACGTTCAACGTTGGCAGGTGTAACGCTCCTCACGCCTCGCGCCTCGCCCCTCTCGCCTCTCGCCTCGCCCCTCTCGCCTCACGCCTCGCTCCTCGCGTCTCACCCCTCACGCCTCGTTCGCTGGATCGTCCACGAAGGACACGAAGCGGCACGAAGGATGTTCCAACTCGTGTTCACCGTGGACGTAGCGCCGCCACGCCCCTACGTGCAACCTTACCACGTTCAACGTTGGCAGGTGTAACGCTCCTCACGCCTCGCGCCTCGCCCCTCTCGCCTCTCGCCTCGCCCCTCTCGCCTCACGCCTCGCTCCTCGCGTCTCACCCCTCACGCCTCGTTCGCTGGATCGTCCACGAAGGACACGAAGCGGCACGAAGGATGTTCCGCCTCGTGTTCACCGTGGACGTAGCGCCGCCACGCCCCTACTTGCAACCTTACCACGTTCAACGTTGGCAGGTGTAACGCTCCTCACGCCTCGCGCCTCGCCCCTCTCGCCTCTCGCCTCGCCCCTCTCGCCTCACGCCTCGCTCCTCGCGTCTCACCCCTCACGCCTCGTTCGCTGGATCGTCCACGAAGGACACGAAGCGGCACGAAGGATGTTCCGCCTCGTGTTCACCGTGGACGTAGCGCCGCCACGCCCCTACGTGCAACCTTACCACGTTCAACGTTGGCAGGTGTAACGCTCCTCACGCCTCTCGCCTCGCGCCTCTCGCCTCGCCCCTCTCGCCTCTCGCCTCTCGCCTCTCGCCTCGCGCCTCGCCCCTCTCCCCGCGCGCCTCGCCCCTCTCCCCGCGCGCCTCGCCCCTCGCCCCTCGCGCCTCGCGCCTCGCGCCTCGTCCCGCGCGACCCGCGCCGATTCCGCGCTGCGCGCGGTCAGATTCCGCGCTGCGTTTACCCTGAGCGAAGCGAAGGGCTCGGAATGACACGCATGCGGCATCGTTAATCGTCATTGGTATAAAAACAACTCGCCGGATATCATACCACGCGCTCCAGCAGCGGCGACATGACATGGAGATGATGTCTATTGTGCAGCGCCTTCGCGTGGCGTGTACACCCGCTGCGGCGCCGACGCCGCCGCTACCTGACGCGCGGTGGTAAGATCGGGAAAATAACCCATCGTAATCGCCTGAACCAGAATGTTTCCCAGCGCCGTGCTCTCGGTCGGACCGGCGACGACGGTGCGCCGGCAGGCGTCGGCGGTCAACTGACAGAGCAGCGTGTTCTGGCTGCCCCCGCCGACGATTCGCACAGTCGTGATCGGTTGACCGGTCAGTCGCTCCAGCGCCTCGATCACCTGTTGGTAACGCAGCGCCAGACTCTCCAGACAGCACCGCGCAATTTCGCCGACCGTCTCAGGAACCGATTGACCGGTGCGGCGGCAGTAGTCGCGGATGCGCGCGGGCATGTCGCCGACTGCCAGAAACTCCGGCGCGTCCGGGTCGATCAGGGAGCGCAACGGCGGCGCCGCCTCAGCCTGCGCAATAATGTCGTCCCAGGTCAACCGGCGTCCTTCTTCATTCCAGCGCCGCTGGCACTCCTGCAACAGCCATAGCCCACTCACGTTTTTCAGCAGGCGGATGGCGCCGTAGACGCCACCCTCGTTCGTGACATTCAGTTGGCGCGCCTCGGCGCTGATCAGCGGTTCCGTGCGTTCGACACCAACCAGACTCCACGTTCCGCTGCTGATGTAGGCGCTGTGCGCATCGAGACCCGGAATGCCCGCCACGGCGCTGGCGGTGTCGTGGGTTCCAACGGCGATGACCTCAATTGGACGGTGCAGTCCCACAGCGTTCTGGACTTCCGGCAGCAATGGACCAAGGCGCGACCCCGGCATGATCAGCGGCGGGAGGATGTGCGTCGGCAACCCCAGACGCTCAAGCAGATCAATCGCCCATGCGCGCTGGCGCGCGTCGAGAACCATGGTTGTCGTGGCGTTGGTGTACTCCGCGACCCGCGTTCCGGTCAACCAGAAATGAAAGAGATCGGGCATGAGCAGTAACGTCGCCGCCGCTGCCAGGCGAGAACCGTCGCGTTCGGCATACAACTGGTACAGGGTATTGAACGGGAGGCGCTGCAAGCCAGTGCGCTCATACAGTTCTTCCGGCGGAATGATGGCATCGACCAGTTCGGCTATTCCCTCGTTGCGCGGGTCGCGGTAGGCGTAGGGGTCGCCGATCAGCGCGCCGCGTTCATCGAGCAGCGCGTAATCGACAGCCCACGTATCGATGCCGATGCTGACGAGCAGCGCCTGGTTCTCCCAGGTTGCGTAGCGTCGCACTCCGGTCTGAATCTCGCGCCAGAGCCGGTTGACATCCCAAACCAGATGACCATCGCGCTCCAACATGCCGTTGGCGAAGCGATGAACCTCTTCCAGCGCAATGTGGCTTCCATCCCAGCGTCCGAGCATCACCCGACCGCTGGACGCGCCGATATCAACCGCCAGAATGTGCGCATAGTCACGCATAGCCGTTCCTCATCACCGCAGGAATGCTTCGTGCAACCCGCCGTCCACCGTGATGATCTGGCCGGTTGTCTGTCCCAGTCGCCGGCTGAGCAAGAGGAAGAAGGCTTCCGCCTGATCGGTCGGCGTCACGGGTCGCTTGAGCAGCGATCGGTCGGCGTAAAACTGCGCCAGTTTCGCCGTCAACGCCCCGGTCGGTTCATCCGGCTTGAAGGGAATGCCGTACTTGGTGAGCGATGCTATCACCCGCTCGCGGGGGAACATGCTGCTCCCTTGCACAACCGTCGCCGGCGCGACACCGTTGACCCGCACCAGCGGGGCAAGATCGATCGCCAGTTCGCGCACAAGATGGTTGGCGGCAGCTTTGCTTGTATCGTATGCCAGCGAACCCTTTTTCGCCACCACCGCATTGACCGAGGTAGTCAGCACCAGGCTGGCGGGCAACCCCTGCGCGCGCCAGATCGCTGCGGCTTCATCGGCGACGATATACTGCCCGGTAACATTGATTGCGAAGGTGAGCGCCCACTGATCATCACGGATGCGTCCTTCCACATCGGGCGCCACGAAGATGCCCGCCGTGATCGCAACCGCATCGAGTCCGCCGTAGGCGAGGAGAAGGTGCTGCACCATACGGCGCACACTGTCGCGATCCGTAATGTCGGCAGCCAGGTTGATCGCCGGTCCGCAGGCGGAAATGTCACTACCCGCCACGCCGATGCCCATGCCGTGCCGGTCGATAATCATCTGCGCGGTTGCACTGGCGGCGGCTTCGTCCTTATCGACGCACACCACGTGGGCGCCCTCATCGGCGAGGCGTAGCGCGACCTCGCGCCCAATGCCGCTGCCGCTGCCAATGACGGCGATCACCTGCCGCGCCAGTTCTTTCTCCGGCGGCATCCGGCGCAGTTTCGCCTCTTCCAATTGCCAGTATTCGATATCGAACGCCTCTTGCAGCGGTAGCGCGACATACTCATCAATCGCTTCGGCGCCGCGCATCACCTCGATGGCAGCGGTGTAGAACTCCGCCGTGACCCGCGACTCGCTCTTGTCCTTGCCCCAGGCGATCATGCCCAAACCAGGGATCAGAACGACCGTCGGGTTGGGATCGCGCATCGGCGGCGAGTCGCTATGGCGGAAGGTCTCGTAGTAGCGCGTGTAATCGGCGCGATACCGTTCCAGCCCATCCGACAGTTTGCGCTTCAGGTCGTCGAGCGTTTCGTTGTGCGGATGCCAATCGACATAGAGCGGCTTGATTTTTGTGCGCAGGAAATGGTCGGGGCAACTGGTTCCCAGTTCCGCCAGACGCGGCGCATCGACGCTGTTGACAAAGCGCAGCGTGGCGTCATCGTCCTGAATCGTCGCAATGAACCGTCGCTCCCGACTGATCTGACCGCGCAGCCAGGGCAGAATGGTCGCAAATGCCGCGCGTCGGCGGTCGAACGGCAACGCTTCGCACTTCGGTCCGCCGAACGTTGCAGCGCCGCGGTCGCGCTCCTCGATGTACGTGGCGGCGCGCTCGATCAGATCGAGGGTACGCTCGTAGCACTCCCGGTCATCATCAGCCCAGTTGATCAACCCATGCCCGCCCAGGATCACCCCATGCGCCTGCGGATGCTCGCGGCAAATGCGTTCGAGCGTCAGTCCGAGATCGAAACCGGGACGCTGCCAGGGCGTCCAGATCACTTCATCACCATAGATCGCGCGGGTCAGGCGCTCGCCGTTGCGCGCAGCAGCGATGGCGATCACCGCATTCGGATGCATGTGATCGACGTGGCGGTAGGGAATGAAGGCGTGGAGCGGCGTATCAATCGAAGAAGCACGCGGATTCAGGTTGAACGTGCAGTGCGGATAGAGATTGACCATTGCATCTTCGGCGGCGCTCTTCGGCCCGCGCAACGGATCGCGCAGGTAGATCGAGCGCAGCGTGAAGAGTTTTTTCAGATCGAGCGAAGCAAAGTTCGCCCGCGTACTCGTGCGCAGGTCGCCGCCGGACCCCTTGACCCACAAGACCTCGACCGACTCGCCGGTCAACGGATCACGTTCCATGATCTTCGCCGATGTGTTGCCGCCGCCGGTATTGGTGATGCGCTGATCGCTGCCCAGCAGGTTAGAACGATAGACCAGCCGCCCGACCGGATCGAGCGTCGCGGCACAGGCGTCGTCCCAGCCGTCATGAACGTGGCGGAATCGCGATGGGTTGGCGCTCATGGTGATCTCCTGCTCCTGAGGGCATCTATCGCTTGAGCATGAGTTGAAATGGAACACAGATAGAGACGGATCGAAACGGATTCCGACGGATTATCGCGGTTCTCGTCATAGGTGAGCGTTGGCTGAGCCTGTCGAAGCCAACGCTCAGTGCTGATATACCTGTGCTGCCGAGCCGCACCTCCTCTGAGCGGGCTAAAGCCCTCGCTCAGTACGTGGAAGCCCCGCAGGGGCTTTCACGAGCTCAGCCCGCAACACCCCAGCACTACCGAACTATTTCTTACTGTTATAAGCCCTGACTGAGATCGTGCAAGTCCCTCCGGAGCTTCCATCTGATAGAAAACGTCACAGCGCACCACACACGCCTTTGCGCCTTTGTGGTGAATGACACATCACGGACGCCGCGCTGCAAGCACGTCGGCTTCATACCGGCGCACCTCGTTCAGAAAACTCGCGCCCACCGGCACATCGTGGCGGTAGCAATAGACATCCCAGACCGCTCCCCACGGCATGCCTTTCAACTCTTCGAGCAGAGCGAGGCGCGCCGTCGTATCACCGATCAACTCCAGTTCGCGCAGCCGGTCGGTTGGTTCGAGGAGCGCCAGCAGCAGAGCGCGCAGCGCATTGCGCGCGCCGATTGTCCAGGCAGCAATCCGGTTGATGCTGGCATCGAAGAAGTCCAGCCCGATGTGGGTGCGCGGCAGAAACCCGCCACGCACGACCTCCTGCATGATCGCCTGCGTCTCGTCGCTCAACGTCACGACGTGATCGCTATCCCAGCGCACGCCACGACTGACGTGCAACAGAATGTCACGCACATAGAGCAGAACGG
This region includes:
- a CDS encoding CAP domain-containing protein — protein: MPTLPVRIVVILGLAAFLSLSLDAAARVRPTPAAPLAFPTSTLAFPTPSDDSVAVPLAFPTPPATPPAAPLAFPTPPVTPPAAPSAFPTSPADPVAAPQSAPLTVYLPLIARPEPYPPARRDIELEFIRLINLERAALGRRALREEPRLTQAARRLAYDLAARGTVSHIGSDGSTPASRARDAGYPWWSGEVALGAAVDAADAVKIYRTSPPHWNDLMNPDSTVIGVGVAPVLVGPSAGRRVAIPAMLGYDPPPPEGEVVAALLARINALRAERGAPPLTLNAALNAVARRVADDLTARNVCGTLPSHGPLTLDDWARDAGYGGSVTTRHNVTCPYDPVQLPCGLDASFGGASADEVARRIMEYGAAGAPCSGNFSHNRLADSTQTDVGIVFYRWGAVVVTGRSP
- a CDS encoding SRPBCC family protein, with amino-acid sequence MVAENFFACYHCSHTHPEFCSVMSYGRALDTRNGEHAHAAFVAEWEQTAAREGWRTGGVAISDAAVHQIQRTPIRRGYLTQSKEWRASCAAARTVDRLRRRCNGNTNDR
- a CDS encoding rhamnulokinase; translated protein: MRDYAHILAVDIGASSGRVMLGRWDGSHIALEEVHRFANGMLERDGHLVWDVNRLWREIQTGVRRYATWENQALLVSIGIDTWAVDYALLDERGALIGDPYAYRDPRNEGIAELVDAIIPPEELYERTGLQRLPFNTLYQLYAERDGSRLAAAATLLLMPDLFHFWLTGTRVAEYTNATTTMVLDARQRAWAIDLLERLGLPTHILPPLIMPGSRLGPLLPEVQNAVGLHRPIEVIAVGTHDTASAVAGIPGLDAHSAYISSGTWSLVGVERTEPLISAEARQLNVTNEGGVYGAIRLLKNVSGLWLLQECQRRWNEEGRRLTWDDIIAQAEAAPPLRSLIDPDAPEFLAVGDMPARIRDYCRRTGQSVPETVGEIARCCLESLALRYQQVIEALERLTGQPITTVRIVGGGSQNTLLCQLTADACRRTVVAGPTESTALGNILVQAITMGYFPDLTTARQVAAASAPQRVYTPREGAAQ
- a CDS encoding bifunctional rhamnulose-1-phosphate aldolase/short-chain dehydrogenase, producing MSANPSRFRHVHDGWDDACAATLDPVGRLVYRSNLLGSDQRITNTGGGNTSAKIMERDPLTGESVEVLWVKGSGGDLRTSTRANFASLDLKKLFTLRSIYLRDPLRGPKSAAEDAMVNLYPHCTFNLNPRASSIDTPLHAFIPYRHVDHMHPNAVIAIAAARNGERLTRAIYGDEVIWTPWQRPGFDLGLTLERICREHPQAHGVILGGHGLINWADDDRECYERTLDLIERAATYIEERDRGAATFGGPKCEALPFDRRRAAFATILPWLRGQISRERRFIATIQDDDATLRFVNSVDAPRLAELGTSCPDHFLRTKIKPLYVDWHPHNETLDDLKRKLSDGLERYRADYTRYYETFRHSDSPPMRDPNPTVVLIPGLGMIAWGKDKSESRVTAEFYTAAIEVMRGAEAIDEYVALPLQEAFDIEYWQLEEAKLRRMPPEKELARQVIAVIGSGSGIGREVALRLADEGAHVVCVDKDEAAASATAQMIIDRHGMGIGVAGSDISACGPAINLAADITDRDSVRRMVQHLLLAYGGLDAVAITAGIFVAPDVEGRIRDDQWALTFAINVTGQYIVADEAAAIWRAQGLPASLVLTTSVNAVVAKKGSLAYDTSKAAANHLVRELAIDLAPLVRVNGVAPATVVQGSSMFPRERVIASLTKYGIPFKPDEPTGALTAKLAQFYADRSLLKRPVTPTDQAEAFFLLLSRRLGQTTGQIITVDGGLHEAFLR